The genomic region agatatattgttatattttaatttagctcGTTTGGTTCGAAAGTCTATCAAATCCTTTAATGAGCGTACTGGACGTACAAAAAGTGTCTGAAGTCGTTCACAAGATTCGAGCAGATATTATAGTGGCTGTTGACAATTCATTTGTGACCCCCTATTTtcaggtatttatattttatattggattttaacttataatataactaatatgagTACTTGTAATTAGTTTTGTGTACCGCTTAAATAATCTACTTTAGATCGTTTACATAACGAAACCatttagttaagttaaaagaTCTTTGACAGCTGATTAATCGATAAGATtagccaaaaaataaaagcgtACCTTTAGTGACATTGGGATGGCAAAGCTTATACCTAACGTAGtaacgtgtatatatatataatctatatttatttcttgtactatcgtataatatttgtacgatATTTATCGTCATCATCTCAAGAACATAGATATTTTAGGGGAAATTTTAGGGAAAAGAGTACctaaaaacataatgtaatcgatttaaaatatgatcttCTGACGAATTCGCAGTCTAACGATTATATTTTGAGAAAATCTCTAATTAAacccattaattttaattcacggAAAGGATAATgttctacaattttaaacaatcgatgaatattattgaatatatttttatcacttatatattatagtagatactttttattttatttatttcgttgaatttttatattttaaaataaaataaaaattgttttttgttctgttttaatataccatatacaGAGACCATTGGATCTAGGCGttgatgtaataatgtattcgTTGAGTAAATATATGAACGGACATTCAGACGTAATAATGGGAGCACTGGTTACTAACAACAAGAActtgtatgataaattatacgtttttCAATACAGTAAGTgatgttatataaatgttgtttatgttttatgtatctaacataatataataatataatattgtatatatttgtgtaagaaaaacattttcaaatttaaattgtaaaacattataaaatttaaaaaaaaagagtggtCAAGTGGGTAACACTTTGCTGTATAGTATAGTCAGTATAGGTATCAAATGTACATCGAGTAGGTTACTATAATgagtgtgttaaatttgaatgtaatgATATGtgttattgtatacgaaaaacgattctgaacggagatgtgtcagcctaatatatttttttcgttgctgggtggtgaaaaaggtagtgtatgttttaatgatctaaataccccaaaattaaatcatattgtacaaaaaatgccaatttaaacaactagtgtatatttcaagtttctacgattagtaatttttaactataacaaattatataaaattatttgatagtaaatcgttattttacatatgaattttttttaattagccaACGTTCAActccttttattattttctctaaagctatttgaatgaaaaataatagaagactttgtattgaattttttaacctcagatataattactaaaacttttatgaatcttcaactataaaattattttcaaattttcgagattataattttttagattttctttCCACGTTCCTACACGTAGTGttcgaattaaaaaacattttatatcaacGTAGAAATAACCAACTATGCAagcaaatattgatattttcatcTCACCAAACTTTCACTCATTTAAAACTtactataattctataattaataacaataattcattaattcattattatataataatacctattatacttttatattttatctaataattgtAACATTAGTTTTAAGAAACGattgtctatatatatattaattatgtatttgggTCTGgcccatttaaaaatttaaataaataaataaatgtataagatacatttaattttgagtttttaggGCATTGTACTCTTAGTCTTGATTAATGatcataactatatatattcacaaaaaaaaaatcgatttgtttTTCGCCGTATAGCGTGTGGAAACGTACCGTCGTCGTTTGACTGTTACATGGTCAATCGCGGGCTGAAAACGTTGCACGTGCGCATGGAGCAGCACATGAAGAACGCTACGGCGGTGGCGGAGTACTTGGAATCGCATCCGAAAGTGCTCAGAGTTAACTACATGGGCTTACCCAATCATCCGCAACacgaaattatcaaaaaacagTTTACCGGACACAACGGCATAGTGTCGTTCTACATCAACGGAGGAATCAAAGTTAGCACAAAGCTGTTGGAATCACTGAAGTTGTTCTCCATCACATGCAGCTTGGGCTGTTACGAAAGTTTAGCTGCTCTACCGTGAGTACCCTAACCTATGCCACGGATAGTTTACTGTGTTTACCTACACATTACGGGTATGGTCGAATTGCACTTGagtttaaaaaagataatggTCAAACTGCACTCGGGTAAAAATCAGGTAGTGGTCGAACTGCACTTGGGCTCAAAAAAAGGATTT from Aphis gossypii isolate Hap1 unplaced genomic scaffold, ASM2018417v2 Contig00690, whole genome shotgun sequence harbors:
- the LOC114119347 gene encoding putative cystathionine gamma-lyase 2 — translated: MCNDDSATKNNCRDPNFGTKLVHAGHNPAEWTYKDVVPPIAMSTIFNSPSPGVIEGYEYTRCGNPIRSVLEKCLIALDHAKYALAYSSGMAAISSMVNLLAPGDHLLCSSNVYGGTHRLLNKVAKQAGILFDFVDFSDTANIISNIKPNTKLVWFESLSNPLMSVLDVQKVSEVVHKIRADIIVAVDNSFVTPYFQRPLDLGVDVIMYSLSKYMNGHSDVIMGALVTNNKNLYDKLYVFQYTCGNVPSSFDCYMVNRGLKTLHVRMEQHMKNATAVAEYLESHPKVLRVNYMGLPNHPQHEIIKKQFTGHNGIVSFYINGGIKVSTKLLESLKLFSITCSLGCYESLAALP